The sequence AATTTTTATTTAAATGAAATATTTAATTGTCTTTTAAAATTGAACTATTAGTAATGAAAATAAAAATATTTTAAAGTATTTGGTCCTTATCATTTTAACGCAAGTAATGTAGGACTGAATACTTTTTTTCTGCTTTAAATCGTAGTATAATTAATATGAAAATGATAATAATAGAAAGTAGGGGTTATTAATGGAAAACAAAAAACAATTTAATTATTGAGAAGAAGATGAAAATGATTCATCATATATTGATCCTACTAAAAGACCTACTTCAATTGAAAAAAATAAATTAGATATTGATGATTACTGAATTAAAGTTGAAAGAAAAAAACCATCTGAATCAGCAGTAAGTTTAGGTCAAAAAATTGATCAAGATGAAGAATTAGAACAATTGGATGATATGAATCTTAATAATAATGCTAAATTTTCAAATGATGAATCACGTCCTTTATTTAATGCGAATGAGTTACAGAATCGTTGAAATAATGTTAAAAATAATGTTGTGCAAGAAAAAATGGCGACTTTAAGAGAACGTGCTCAAGAACCATTAGTAACCGGAAAAAGAAAATATAGTTTTTTTATTCCTGATTCATTAGATGATTTAGTTAAAAAGCCAGAAATTGTTCTTGATGCTACGCCACGAGCAGGAGATTTTAATGTCCCTTTTCAAGGATATAATAGTCATGGTAGCCAAAATAGTTTGCCAATTCAAGAAGATGAAACTGTTGAGTTAAAACCTTTTGATTTAGATCATGAACAAGAAGATGAAATTAAATTTAATAATGATTTTGATTTTACTGATGTTAATAATGACTTTGAAATTACTGAAAGTACAACAAACGAAGAAAATGATTATGATCAATTAGATTTACCGCTAGATGAACCCGAAGAGAATCTTTCGGTTAATTCATTTTTAAATCGTGTTCGAAATAATATTGCTGCTAGTAAAAAAGAAGCTATTTTTATTAACGATGAAGATGTTTTAGATCCAAATAATCTGACAACAGCACAACGATTACGCCTATTAAAAGCTGCTAATGATCCAAATAATAAAGAACGAGAATTATTGTTGAAAATGAAACTTAATAGCACAAATGGAATAGGGACACTTGGCCAAGTTGTAAAAGAACGTTTACAACAAGTTAACTCTGGAAAAATAGAATTAGTTGAAGATAATAATGATGAATCATAAAAAATATTAGGAGGATAAAGAAAATGTTTTTAGGCAGTAATAATTTTACGTTTATTTTAATTGCAGTTTTATTTTTATTTCATCTCATTTTTATTTTTTATATTTGATTAATGTATCGTAATATTATTATGCCAACTGAATTTCACAATAATAATTCCAATAATAAAATGCAAGCGATTGAAATTGGGGAAAAATATTTATTACAAAATAATATTACAGCTTTAGAATTAAAATATAATCTTAAAAATTATTCAATCGATAAAATTTATCAAAACAAAATTCTTTTGATTAATGATTTATCAGTTAATAATGTAAATTTATCTTTAACAGGATTAGGATTAGATTATGTTTTAGGAAAAGTTTTTTTTGGATCAGAATTATTTAAAAAAAATTCAACAATAAAATCAATTCGCTTTTGATTATTTCAAGCACCAAAGTTATTTTTATTTTTATTTTATTTTTTTATTTTATTAAATATTATTTTTGTAGTAGTTGTTAATCTTAAACCAAGTATTTTAGATAATGAAATAATAAATATTATTAATAAGTATCAATTATTTAGTTTGTTTCCAATTTTAATGGGAGGATTATATTTAGTTTGTCTTGCAATGAGCCCTAAGTTAAAAGAAAATTTAGAAAATCTTTATGAAAGTAAAATGAAAAAATTTGTGCGAGAAGAGTTTCCAGATTTTTTCGGGGATTGACTTAATGCTCGATTATATGCTCGTAGTAATCGTTTTACTTACTTAGTTGGTTATAATTTTATCTTTAAACATAATTATAAATATACCGGACCATTTGGTTTATAAAAAGGAGAGAAGATGAAAGTTATTTTTCATATTGATATGAATAGTTTTTTTGCTAGTTGTCATGAAGCAATCACGCCGGAATTTCGTGGTAAACCGCTTGTTGTTTCTTCACCATCGCGACGAGCAATTGTTTCAACAGCTAATTATCCCGCTCGTGAATTTGGAATTAATAGTGCAATGCCATTATATAAAGCAAAAGAATTATGTAAAGAGTTAATTGTGGTTGATCATGATTTTAATTTGTATGTAAATTTTGCCCAAAGGCTTTTTGATTTTATTTGTGAAAACTACACAACTAAAATTGAAGTAGCATCAATTGATGAATGTTATATTGATGTAACAGAGATTTATCGGAAATATCAGAGTGCGATGAATTTAGCACAAGATATGCAAAAAAGAGTTTTTAAAGAATTGGGTTTACCAAATAGTATTGGAATTTCATATAATAAGTCTTTAGCTAAAATTGGGAGTGATTTTAAAAAACCAATGGGAATAACTTTAATTAAAAGGGAAGATGTTCCCAAAATAATTCATCCTTTGGCTGTCACAAAATTATTTGGGATTGGTAGACAGACTGCATCCCAATTAGAAAAATTAGAAATTTATACAATAGGGGACTTGGCCCATTATCAAGATGTTGATTTTTTAGAAAAAATAATTGGTAATAATGCTCATAGCTTAATTGCCAAAGCCCAAGGCAAAGGGAGCGATGAATTAAAATATGATAATAATGGTTTAAAATCAATTGCTAATGAAACAACACTTGAATATGATTTGAGTGATTATGAAGAAATTAAAGAAAAAATATTTTTATTGGCAAAACATGTTTGTCAGCGTGCCCGTAAACGAACTTTAATCGGGAATGTTATATATGTGACACTAAAATATAGTAATCATCAACGTCATTCAAAACAAATAAAGTTATCAACATATACTTGCGATGATGATAAAGTTTATTCAATTGCGATTAGTCTCTTTGAAAAATTATGAAATGGGGAAGGAATTCGCTTAATTGGCGTTGGCATCAAAGGAATTATTAGTAAATATGATTTAAAAGAACAACTTAGTCTTAATAATTTTGCAACAGCAAGTCCCTTATCCGAAACTAACAAATTAATAAATAATTTAAATAAAAAATACCAAAAAGATTTATTGATGACAGGGGAAAAACTAGAAGAAATGAAATATATTTTACAACAACAAACTAAATATATTCAATCAGATAGCCGAACATTGGATGATACAAAGAAAAAAAGGAGATAATGTTATGAATAAAAAAATAATATTGCCAGATGAAAAAATAAAAAAACCAACAAATATTGAGGGTATTTATTTAATTAAAAATTATATTAGTAATAAAAATATTACGATTGGTGACTATACATATTATCATTGTGACAATGAACAAGAAGCAATTGAATTTCAAAATAAAAATATTCGCTATCATTTCCCTAATTTTTTTAATGATAATTTAGTTATAGGTAAATTTTGTTCAATTGCAAAAGAAACAATTTTTTTGATGAATGGAGCTAATCATAATTATAATGCCATTTCAAGTTATCCATTTTATTTATACGCCAACGATGAAGAATTTAAACAACAAATGCTAACACAATTACCTAATCGTGGTGATACAGTTATTGGAAATGATGTTTGAATTGGCTATCAAGCCACTATTATGCCAGGGATAAAAATTGGCAATGGGGCAGTAATTGGAACTAAAAGTGTTGTAACAAAAAATGTTCCCCCTTATGCAATTGTTGCAGGTAATCCCGCCAAAATTATCAAATATCGTTTTGATCAATCAAAAATTATTGAATTAGAAAAAATGCAATGATGAAATTGAACAAAAGAAGAAATTATTAATAAAATTGATCTAATTTGTTTAAATAATTCTTTTTAAATGTTTTTTATTTATAACTTTGATATAATCAAATTAGAAAAAAGGAGAATTATTATGGCTAAGACACCAACTTTTTGCTCTGTACACTTAAAAATACATGTTTGTCCTTTAAATAATAAAAAGGCGATTGCCTCAGCTAATGAAACAAAAATTAAAGAAAAAATGTCAAGAATGTTAAATCCAACTAGTAGTCAACCGCCTGAACCTAATAAACAAGAAGCAGAAAAGGGGACTATTCAGTTTTTATTAGCAAATGCTAAGAAAAAAAATAATGCGATAAAACATAATTTAGGACTCGATGAAGAAGAAAAAATGTCAGAAGGGGTATCAGAAACAGATATTAAATCAAAAATGGCGAAATTGAGAGCTAATATTGGACTAAATGAAACAGCAATTACCCCTACTCCAAATTCTGAAATGGCATTAGATTCACAATTAGAAAGCTATTCAAATATAATTGAAGAAAATACCTCACCTAATGTTAATAATGAAACTATTGATGTCAATTCAGAACAGCCAAAACAAAAAGGACAGCGTAAAAATGGTCAAAAAAAGGTCGTTTCAGCTGCATCGAAACAAAAAAATGTGGATAATACTCAATTGGATGCTAATAAAATACCAGAAATAACTGATAATATTAATGGTGAAGAAAAAACAATTGTTTTAACCAAGACTGAAGTAGAAGAAATGATCGCAAAAGCTGTTGAAGCAGCGCTAAAAAAAAGCGAGAAAAATAAGAAATAATAAGTTAAATAAGAATAAAGGATATTTAACTTATTATTTTATATATGTATTCTATAATATAGACTAATATAATATATTGGAAAAATATTTTATTTTTTAAAAAATAAATAATAATTATTGTATTATTTTTAATTTGATGTAATATTAGGGTATGGAAAATAATTTTTCCTAAAATTTTAACTTTTAAAGAAAATATTATATTAAATAAATAAAAGCTTCATTACTATCTCTCCCCTTTTTAGTTTTAAAATATCTCTTTACTTTTCTTTTATTTAATATTTAAAATAATTATAAATTTTTTTCCTCATTATTAAATATAGTGTAATATTTTCTTTTCTGAATTATCAAATAAAAACAGTATTGTATAATACTGTTTTTATTATATTTTTTTAATTTTCAATATCTTTTAAAAAGTTGAAAGCTTTTTTACCAATAATGGTCTTTTTTTCTTTATCTCCTTCGATCATGAAACAAAATTTTTTAAAAAAGCCAGTAATATCTAAACCAATTACCTGTTGAAAGTTAACTGTTTCATCTAAAAAAATAATTTCTGCTTCCGTTACTTTGATTCAAAGACTATTAATTGTTAAAGTTTCTATAATTAAATAAATTAAAATTAAAGCGTAGTTTATTAAACCAATTATTACATATAAATAAGCTCAAATTGGACTAATATTAGGCACAAATAATAATAAAAAGTAATCTATAGCAACAAAAAGAATAATAGGGGTTAAAATACCGTATATTCCAGTAAAAACAAAGATTATCATCCCTTTTCACTTGTATTCTTTTTTAAAATTAATAATTTTCTTTTGGTTTTGATAATGTAGTAAAAAGATAATATGAAATCCATAGAGGCAAATTGCTAAAACTAAGGTAAAAATTAAAATTATATGCATTTCCATTGTTCTTAATCCCCTTTCTGTCCCCTCTTTTGTTGTGATAATTCATTAATTCTTAGTCCCATTTTAACATCATCTGTTCAAAAACA is a genomic window of Spiroplasma syrphidicola EA-1 containing:
- the dinB gene encoding DNA polymerase IV, producing MKVIFHIDMNSFFASCHEAITPEFRGKPLVVSSPSRRAIVSTANYPAREFGINSAMPLYKAKELCKELIVVDHDFNLYVNFAQRLFDFICENYTTKIEVASIDECYIDVTEIYRKYQSAMNLAQDMQKRVFKELGLPNSIGISYNKSLAKIGSDFKKPMGITLIKREDVPKIIHPLAVTKLFGIGRQTASQLEKLEIYTIGDLAHYQDVDFLEKIIGNNAHSLIAKAQGKGSDELKYDNNGLKSIANETTLEYDLSDYEEIKEKIFLLAKHVCQRARKRTLIGNVIYVTLKYSNHQRHSKQIKLSTYTCDDDKVYSIAISLFEKLWNGEGIRLIGVGIKGIISKYDLKEQLSLNNFATASPLSETNKLINNLNKKYQKDLLMTGEKLEEMKYILQQQTKYIQSDSRTLDDTKKKRR
- a CDS encoding CatB-related O-acetyltransferase; translated protein: MNKKIILPDEKIKKPTNIEGIYLIKNYISNKNITIGDYTYYHCDNEQEAIEFQNKNIRYHFPNFFNDNLVIGKFCSIAKETIFLMNGANHNYNAISSYPFYLYANDEEFKQQMLTQLPNRGDTVIGNDVWIGYQATIMPGIKIGNGAVIGTKSVVTKNVPPYAIVAGNPAKIIKYRFDQSKIIELEKMQWWNWTKEEIINKIDLICLNNSF